A region from the Alnus glutinosa chromosome 5, dhAlnGlut1.1, whole genome shotgun sequence genome encodes:
- the LOC133868033 gene encoding cysteine-rich receptor-like protein kinase 29 yields the protein MAIRLCTIKVANENISTANKLGEGGFGAVYKGRFPNGQEIAGKMLSRESGQEKQELKNEVLLVAMLLQHRNLVIKALRILLGRK from the exons ATGGCAATTCGACTTTGCACGATTAAAGTTGCTAACGAGAACATTTCTACTGCAAATAAGCTTGGAGAAGGTGGATTTGGTGCTGTTTACAAG GGTAGATTTCCAAATGGACAAGAAATAGCTGGGAAAATGTTATCTAGGGaatccggacaagaaaaacaagAACTTAAGAATGAAGTCCTATTAGTGGCTATGCTTCTTCAGCACCGAAATCTGGTAATTAAAGCTCTCAGGATTTTGCTTGGAAGGAAGTGA